A single Bosea sp. PAMC 26642 DNA region contains:
- a CDS encoding EamA family transporter: MNPEQASTTRRHGIALALCSAAAFGTNIVSAQLAGAVGISGPLLVFYRVFIMLALVAGAALLWRATLSAPRGERGALLLFGITSALVGSAYLSSVAFLPVTVAAVVFYTFPVLIVLAEPLLTPVRFRLDRFLIAIAAFIGVAMVVGPDWNGLDPRGLALAMAASLLAATQFFAGSASSGVPLLPKLFWSHLIILPVTTVVLLLTGGFLPPSVLALAPGPVAVTLGGYLIGFVLQVMALARVAPGPAGLAFCAEPVFAVLLATIVLGERVGAPQYAGGALVVAAIMANVILEQKRRPLAAA, encoded by the coding sequence TTGAACCCGGAGCAGGCCAGCACGACGCGGCGGCATGGCATCGCCCTGGCCCTATGCTCGGCGGCCGCCTTCGGCACCAACATCGTCAGCGCGCAACTGGCGGGCGCCGTCGGGATCAGCGGCCCTCTGCTCGTCTTCTATCGTGTCTTCATCATGCTCGCATTGGTCGCGGGCGCTGCCTTGCTCTGGCGTGCCACGCTGTCGGCGCCGCGTGGAGAGCGCGGGGCGCTGCTCCTTTTCGGCATCACCAGCGCGCTCGTCGGCTCGGCCTATCTTTCGTCGGTCGCCTTCCTGCCCGTAACCGTCGCGGCGGTGGTCTTCTACACCTTCCCTGTCCTGATCGTACTCGCCGAGCCTTTGCTGACACCGGTCCGCTTCCGCCTGGATCGCTTCTTGATCGCAATCGCGGCCTTCATCGGCGTGGCGATGGTGGTCGGGCCGGATTGGAACGGACTCGATCCACGCGGACTGGCGCTGGCCATGGCCGCCAGCCTCCTCGCCGCAACCCAGTTCTTCGCGGGCTCCGCCAGTTCCGGCGTGCCGCTGCTGCCGAAACTGTTCTGGTCGCATCTGATCATCCTGCCGGTCACGACCGTGGTGCTGCTGCTGACGGGGGGCTTCCTGCCACCGTCCGTCTTGGCCTTGGCTCCGGGACCGGTGGCCGTAACGCTCGGCGGCTATCTGATCGGCTTCGTTCTGCAGGTCATGGCTCTGGCCCGGGTCGCTCCCGGCCCGGCGGGCTTAGCCTTCTGCGCCGAGCCCGTCTTCGCCGTCTTGCTGGCGACGATCGTGCTCGGCGAACGCGTCGGCGCGCCTCAATATGCCGGCGGCGCCCTTGTGGTCGCGGCGATCATGGCCAATGTAATACTGGAACAAAAGCGACGCCCGCTGGCGGCGGCGTGA
- a CDS encoding CobW family GTP-binding protein — protein MTAPLSRPQPIPLTLMTGFLGAGKTTLLNRLLKDPALAGTMVIVNEFGEIGLDHLMIEGIEENMILLASGCLCCTIRDDLIVTLEDLLRRQDNGRIVPFERVVIETTGLADPAPILNVLINHPYLAMRFRLDGVVTLVDAINGMATLDAHDEARKQVIAADRIVMTKTDLASDAKAVAELRERLETLNPGIVLLSPDAPAQALVGAGLYDLASRPAALSQWLAHEALGSVDGHDHHHGHSHHHDVNRHDDSIRAFTLTADAPIAQATFDLFWTLLRSTHGPKLLRLKGLVALVEHPGQPLLVHAVQQIMHPPLLLDAWPDDDERSRLVLIVKDIDAAVVQRLWAAFLGQTHRPAANDTGLAERV, from the coding sequence ATGACCGCCCCCCTATCACGACCGCAGCCCATTCCGCTTACTCTGATGACCGGTTTTTTGGGCGCCGGCAAGACGACGCTGCTCAACCGCCTGCTCAAGGATCCCGCGCTCGCCGGGACCATGGTGATCGTCAACGAATTCGGCGAGATCGGGCTCGACCACCTGATGATCGAGGGCATCGAGGAGAACATGATCCTGCTCGCCTCGGGCTGCCTGTGCTGCACCATCCGCGACGATCTGATCGTCACGCTCGAGGACCTGCTGCGCCGCCAAGACAATGGCCGGATCGTCCCGTTCGAACGCGTCGTGATCGAGACCACGGGGCTCGCCGATCCCGCGCCGATCCTCAACGTCCTGATCAACCACCCCTATCTCGCCATGCGCTTCCGGCTCGACGGCGTGGTGACCCTTGTCGATGCCATCAACGGCATGGCGACGCTCGACGCCCATGACGAGGCGCGAAAGCAGGTGATCGCGGCCGATCGCATCGTCATGACCAAGACCGATCTCGCTTCCGACGCCAAGGCCGTCGCGGAACTGCGCGAGCGGCTGGAGACGCTGAACCCCGGCATCGTCCTGCTATCACCCGATGCACCGGCGCAGGCGCTCGTCGGAGCCGGCCTCTACGACCTTGCTTCACGACCCGCCGCCCTGAGCCAATGGCTGGCGCATGAGGCCCTGGGCAGCGTCGATGGCCACGATCACCATCACGGCCATAGCCACCATCACGATGTGAACCGGCACGACGACAGCATCCGCGCTTTCACTTTGACCGCCGACGCCCCCATCGCCCAAGCAACCTTCGACCTGTTCTGGACGCTGTTGCGCTCGACCCATGGTCCGAAACTGCTGCGGCTGAAGGGGCTCGTGGCGCTGGTCGAGCATCCCGGCCAGCCGCTGCTGGTCCATGCCGTGCAGCAGATCATGCACCCACCGCTCCTCCTTGACGCCTGGCCCGACGACGACGAGCGCTCGCGGCTCGTCCTGATCGTCAAGGACATCGACGCGGCCGTGGTCCAGCGGCTCTGGGCGGCGTTTCTCGGGCAGACGCATCGCCCTGCCGCCAATGATACTGGGCTCGCCGAGAGGGTTTGA
- a CDS encoding AMP-binding protein: protein MLPEFRDYDALRAQFHWAIPERYNIAVDICDRWAAIDPGRTAIIEVSQDWQATPVSFGHLRAQSNRLANALRAHGIARGDRIAILLPQGRAVLTAHLAAYKLGAIAVPLAALFGVDALAYRLGDAGARVLITDAVGLAKVGQITEPLPELALTVSTDGAQGSALGWDSLLSAASPDFSAVDTSPDDPALMIYTSGTTGNPKGALHGHRVLPGHLPGVQMPHEFMPQPGDLAWTPADWAWAGGLLNMLLPALHFGIAVVARPVTRFEPEEAFRLMAQMSIRNAFVPPTALRMLRSVERPRERFDLKLRTVAAAGEALGAETLHWGHEALGLTINEAYGQTECNLVLASCAAIGVSRPGFIGKAVPGHEVAIIRPDGSVCAPDEEGQIAVRRPDPVMFLGYWNRPEATAEKFVGDWMTTGDQGVRDRDGYVRFIGRDDDVITSSGYRIGPGEIEDCLLKHPAVSLAAVVGKPDPLRAEIVKAFVVLKAGLEGSPALVEQLQGFVRARLSAHEYPREIAFRDELPLTTTGKIIRRLLRAEG from the coding sequence ATCCTTCCCGAATTCCGCGACTACGACGCGCTGCGTGCCCAATTCCACTGGGCCATCCCCGAGCGCTACAACATCGCCGTCGATATCTGCGACCGCTGGGCTGCCATCGACCCTGGGCGCACCGCGATAATCGAGGTGTCGCAGGACTGGCAGGCGACCCCGGTCAGCTTCGGCCATTTGCGCGCGCAGTCGAACCGGCTCGCCAATGCGCTGCGGGCGCACGGCATCGCGCGGGGCGACCGGATCGCGATCCTGCTGCCGCAGGGCAGGGCGGTGCTGACCGCACATCTGGCGGCCTACAAGCTCGGCGCCATCGCCGTGCCGCTGGCGGCCCTGTTCGGCGTCGATGCGCTGGCCTATCGCCTGGGCGATGCCGGGGCGAGGGTGCTGATCACGGATGCGGTCGGGCTAGCCAAGGTCGGGCAGATCACAGAACCGCTGCCTGAGTTGGCGCTGACGGTCTCGACCGACGGCGCGCAAGGGTCGGCGCTCGGCTGGGACAGTCTCCTGTCGGCGGCAAGCCCCGACTTCTCGGCCGTCGATACCAGCCCCGACGATCCGGCGCTGATGATCTACACCTCCGGCACGACCGGCAATCCCAAAGGGGCGCTGCATGGCCACCGCGTGCTGCCGGGCCATCTGCCGGGCGTGCAGATGCCGCACGAGTTCATGCCGCAGCCCGGGGATCTCGCCTGGACGCCGGCGGACTGGGCCTGGGCCGGCGGGCTGCTCAACATGCTGCTGCCCGCCCTGCATTTCGGGATCGCGGTTGTGGCGCGCCCGGTGACGCGCTTCGAGCCGGAGGAGGCGTTCCGGTTAATGGCCCAGATGAGCATCCGCAACGCCTTCGTGCCCCCAACCGCGCTCAGGATGCTGCGCAGCGTCGAGCGGCCGCGCGAGCGCTTCGACCTGAAGCTGCGCACGGTCGCGGCCGCGGGCGAAGCGCTCGGCGCGGAGACGCTGCATTGGGGCCATGAGGCGCTGGGGCTGACCATCAACGAGGCCTATGGCCAGACCGAATGCAATCTCGTGCTGGCCTCCTGCGCGGCGATCGGCGTCAGCCGGCCCGGCTTCATAGGCAAGGCGGTGCCGGGGCATGAGGTGGCGATCATCCGACCGGATGGTTCGGTCTGTGCGCCAGACGAGGAGGGGCAGATCGCGGTGCGCCGCCCCGACCCCGTAATGTTCCTCGGTTATTGGAACCGTCCCGAGGCGACTGCGGAAAAGTTCGTCGGGGACTGGATGACCACCGGCGACCAGGGCGTGCGGGATCGCGACGGATATGTCCGCTTCATCGGCCGCGACGACGACGTCATCACCTCGTCGGGCTATCGGATCGGGCCCGGCGAGATCGAGGACTGCCTGCTGAAGCATCCTGCCGTCTCGCTCGCCGCCGTTGTGGGCAAGCCCGATCCCTTGCGCGCCGAGATCGTCAAGGCCTTCGTCGTGCTTAAGGCGGGTCTTGAGGGCTCGCCGGCGCTGGTAGAGCAGCTGCAGGGTTTCGTGCGGGCACGGCTCTCGGCCCATGAATATCCGCGCGAGATCGCCTTCCGCGACGAGTTGCCGTTGACCACGACGGGGAAGATCATAAGACGCCTGCTGCGCGCCGAGGGGTGA
- a CDS encoding ABC transporter permease, translated as MTRSTWLKLAPYLFTIAFFAIWEIACRALSISSFVLPPPSAVWGALVQYQKPLYTNAFHTLWMTSLGFGLSIVFGLGLGLLVGSSKLIYAGLNPLLVGFNSIPKVAVVPILVIWFGVGWLPPVLTAFVISFFPIVVNVATGLATIEPETEDVLKALGASRFDIMTKVGIPRSLPYLFGALKVSITLAYVGSVIGEQNASNLGLGNLITRASADFNVPLIFAALIVLAVLGVFLVAIVDLVENRMTGWAKRSQMGNV; from the coding sequence ATGACCCGCTCGACCTGGCTGAAGCTCGCGCCCTATCTCTTCACCATCGCCTTCTTCGCGATCTGGGAGATCGCCTGCAGGGCGCTGTCGATCTCGAGCTTTGTACTGCCGCCGCCCTCGGCGGTGTGGGGCGCGCTGGTGCAGTACCAGAAGCCGCTCTACACCAATGCCTTCCATACGCTCTGGATGACCTCGCTTGGCTTTGGCCTGTCGATCGTGTTCGGGCTGGGGCTCGGCCTGCTGGTCGGCTCATCGAAGCTGATCTATGCTGGCCTCAACCCGCTGCTGGTCGGGTTCAACTCGATCCCCAAGGTCGCCGTGGTACCGATCCTGGTGATCTGGTTCGGCGTCGGCTGGCTGCCGCCGGTGCTGACCGCCTTCGTGATCTCGTTCTTCCCGATCGTGGTCAATGTCGCGACGGGCCTGGCCACGATCGAGCCCGAGACCGAGGATGTGCTCAAGGCGCTTGGTGCCAGCCGCTTCGACATCATGACCAAGGTCGGGATCCCGCGCTCGCTGCCCTATCTGTTCGGGGCGCTGAAGGTCTCGATCACGCTGGCCTATGTCGGCTCGGTGATCGGCGAGCAGAACGCCTCCAATCTCGGCCTTGGCAACCTGATCACGCGGGCCTCGGCCGATTTCAACGTGCCGCTGATCTTCGCCGCCCTGATCGTGCTGGCCGTGCTCGGGGTGTTTCTCGTGGCGATCGTCGACCTCGTCGAAAACCGGATGACCGGCTGGGCCAAGCGTTCGCAGATGGGGAATGTGTGA
- a CDS encoding ABC transporter ATP-binding protein, with amino-acid sequence MTAFVELHEVTHVYGGGNGPPAVEGLSLKIREGEFAAIVGPSGCGKSTMMKLATGLQRPKSGTVVVAGREVVEPIKITGMAFQNPVMLPWRTTLQNLLLPLEIVQPHRSRLRRHKAEYVARAEMLLETVGLKGMGAKFPWQLSGGMQQRASLCRSLIHEPKLLMLDEPFGALDAFTREELWCVIRDLHAQRGVTVILVTHDLREAVFLADRVFCMSARPGRIIAEREIGFARPRDLDITYTPEFAGIVQELRGHIREARAAA; translated from the coding sequence TTGACCGCCTTCGTCGAACTTCACGAGGTCACCCATGTCTATGGCGGCGGGAACGGGCCGCCGGCGGTCGAGGGGCTGTCGCTGAAGATCAGGGAGGGCGAGTTCGCGGCGATCGTCGGGCCGTCTGGCTGTGGCAAGTCGACGATGATGAAGCTCGCCACCGGGCTGCAGCGGCCGAAATCCGGCACGGTCGTCGTCGCCGGGCGCGAGGTCGTCGAGCCGATCAAGATCACCGGCATGGCCTTCCAGAACCCGGTGATGCTGCCCTGGCGGACGACGCTGCAGAACCTGCTGCTGCCGCTGGAGATCGTGCAGCCGCATCGCTCTCGCCTGCGCCGCCACAAGGCGGAGTATGTCGCACGCGCCGAAATGCTGCTGGAGACGGTCGGGCTGAAGGGCATGGGGGCGAAGTTTCCGTGGCAGCTCTCGGGCGGGATGCAGCAGCGGGCCTCGCTCTGCCGCTCGCTGATCCATGAGCCGAAGCTGCTGATGCTGGACGAGCCCTTCGGAGCGCTCGATGCCTTTACCCGGGAGGAACTCTGGTGCGTCATCCGCGACTTGCATGCGCAGCGCGGCGTCACCGTGATCCTGGTCACTCACGACCTGCGCGAGGCGGTGTTCCTGGCCGACCGGGTCTTCTGCATGTCGGCGCGGCCCGGCCGGATCATCGCGGAGCGCGAGATCGGCTTTGCCCGTCCGCGCGATCTCGACATCACCTATACGCCGGAATTTGCCGGCATCGTGCAGGAACTGCGCGGCCATATCCGCGAGGCGAGGGCGGCGGCGTGA